Proteins from a single region of Methanoculleus taiwanensis:
- the wecB gene encoding non-hydrolyzing UDP-N-acetylglucosamine 2-epimerase, whose translation MIGIILGTRPEIIKMSPVIRECERRNLDYFVLHTGQHYSHEMDRVFFEDLDLPEPHYNLDVGSGSHAEQTAKIMTGAESILLKEAPDVVLVQGDTNTVVAGALAASKLHMRVGHIEAGLRSFNRWMPEEINRILTDHMSDYLFAPTEKARENLLREGIDEKKVCVTGNTVVDAIYQNLDISRKKVNVLRDLELKPKEYFLVTAHRQENVDNRARLKDIIHGLESIRKEFSMPVIFPVHPRTAKRIDELGIGMDGIQLTKPFGFLEFLQLEAQARLVLTDSGGVQEEACVLGVPCATMRYDTERPETLDVGSNILVGTESAKILEGVRSAACRSNHWKNPYGDGIAGKMIVLVCAAARSN comes from the coding sequence ATGATAGGAATAATTCTCGGTACACGCCCTGAAATCATCAAGATGTCGCCGGTCATCCGGGAGTGCGAGCGGAGGAACCTCGACTACTTCGTCCTGCATACCGGCCAGCACTACTCGCACGAGATGGACAGAGTCTTCTTCGAAGACCTCGATCTCCCGGAACCGCACTACAATCTGGACGTCGGTTCGGGAAGCCACGCCGAACAGACGGCGAAGATCATGACCGGTGCCGAGAGCATCCTCCTTAAAGAGGCTCCCGATGTCGTCCTCGTGCAGGGCGATACCAACACCGTTGTCGCTGGAGCGCTTGCCGCTTCAAAACTGCACATGCGGGTGGGTCATATCGAAGCGGGCCTGCGCAGTTTCAACCGGTGGATGCCGGAGGAGATCAACCGTATCCTCACGGATCATATGTCGGACTATCTCTTTGCCCCCACTGAAAAAGCCCGTGAGAATCTGCTCCGGGAGGGTATCGACGAGAAGAAGGTCTGCGTGACCGGCAACACCGTCGTGGACGCCATATACCAGAACCTCGATATCTCGCGGAAGAAGGTCAATGTCCTGCGGGATCTTGAGCTCAAGCCGAAAGAGTACTTCCTCGTCACCGCTCACCGGCAGGAGAACGTCGATAACAGAGCCCGGCTCAAGGATATCATCCATGGTCTCGAGTCAATTCGGAAAGAGTTCTCGATGCCGGTGATCTTCCCGGTGCATCCCCGGACAGCGAAACGGATCGACGAGCTCGGGATCGGGATGGACGGCATCCAGCTGACGAAACCCTTTGGGTTCCTTGAGTTCCTGCAGCTCGAGGCACAGGCGAGGCTCGTGCTCACCGACTCTGGCGGTGTGCAGGAGGAGGCGTGCGTCCTCGGTGTGCCCTGCGCCACGATGCGCTACGATACGGAGAGGCCGGAGACGCTGGACGTCGGATCCAACATACTGGTCGGCACCGAATCGGCGAAGATCCTCGAAGGTGTCAGGTCGGCAGCATGCCGGAGCAATCACTGGAAGAATCCGTACGGAGACGGAATCGCCGGGAAGATGATCGTGCTCGTCTGTGCCGCGGCACGGTCGAACTGA
- a CDS encoding nucleotide sugar dehydrogenase, translating to MKICVLGLGYIGLPTALLFAASGSDVVGVDVKQSVVDTLNQGKLPFEEPGICELFARARDRFVAKTEPEEADVFLIAVPTPLDSGTKVSDLTFVKKAAGMIAPYLRKGNHVILESTVPPGTSERVIIPRLEKSGFSAGDFLYAHCPERAIPGSTLAEMVNNCRVVGGYDRESTERTIELYRAFVRGTIYQTDTKTAEFVKLMENTCRDVGIALANEFAQLSEECGVNVWEAINLANKHPRVSVLNPGPGVGGHCIAIDPWFLTENSTRCKMISMAREVNDSMPNYVLHVVRGLVHGIRDANVTVFGVAYKGNVDDTRESPAIKFIKLAENEGYTVRCFDPHAKQFHYPLLDLDEAVRDSDCIVVLADHDYFRTLDPAGASMRTKNVVDTRNILPHDKWADEGFNVRVLGDGASSPLVTLGVAKVGSGQESALLSLSPSGIAPTLPPVPHGERGDIS from the coding sequence ATGAAAATCTGCGTTCTAGGATTGGGATACATTGGTCTACCGACAGCACTGCTCTTTGCGGCTTCGGGTTCGGACGTCGTCGGCGTCGATGTAAAGCAGAGCGTTGTGGATACCCTGAATCAGGGAAAACTGCCGTTTGAAGAGCCGGGAATATGCGAGCTCTTTGCGAGGGCGCGTGACCGGTTCGTCGCGAAGACCGAGCCTGAGGAGGCGGACGTCTTTTTAATCGCCGTTCCGACACCGCTCGACTCCGGGACGAAAGTCTCGGATCTCACCTTCGTCAAGAAGGCGGCGGGGATGATCGCGCCGTATCTCCGGAAGGGCAATCACGTCATCCTCGAGTCGACGGTGCCGCCCGGAACGAGCGAGCGGGTGATCATCCCGAGGCTCGAGAAGAGCGGGTTTTCCGCCGGGGATTTCCTGTACGCACACTGTCCCGAACGCGCCATCCCGGGGAGCACGCTTGCGGAGATGGTGAACAACTGCAGGGTCGTCGGCGGATACGACCGAGAGTCGACCGAACGGACGATAGAACTCTACCGTGCGTTCGTCCGGGGCACCATCTACCAGACCGATACGAAGACCGCCGAGTTCGTCAAGCTGATGGAGAATACCTGCCGCGATGTCGGTATCGCTCTCGCAAACGAGTTTGCCCAGCTCTCGGAGGAGTGCGGCGTCAATGTCTGGGAGGCGATCAACCTTGCAAACAAGCATCCCCGGGTCTCCGTCTTAAACCCGGGCCCCGGTGTCGGCGGGCACTGCATCGCGATCGACCCGTGGTTCCTCACCGAGAACTCGACACGGTGCAAGATGATCTCGATGGCGCGGGAAGTCAACGACTCCATGCCGAACTACGTCCTGCACGTCGTCCGCGGGCTCGTGCACGGCATCCGTGACGCGAACGTCACTGTCTTCGGCGTCGCCTACAAAGGGAACGTCGACGATACCCGGGAGAGCCCTGCGATCAAGTTCATCAAACTTGCCGAGAACGAGGGGTATACCGTCCGGTGTTTCGACCCGCACGCAAAGCAGTTCCACTACCCGCTCCTCGATCTCGACGAGGCCGTCCGGGACAGCGACTGCATCGTCGTGCTCGCAGACCACGATTATTTCAGGACGCTCGATCCCGCCGGCGCTTCGATGCGGACGAAGAACGTCGTGGATACGAGGAATATCCTGCCTCACGATAAATGGGCGGACGAAGGGTTTAACGTCCGGGTACTCGGCGACGGCGCAAGTTCGCCGCTCGTAACCCTCGGTGTCGCGAAGGTCGGTTCCGGCCAGGAGTCGGCGTTGCTCTCGCTCAGCCCGTCCGGGATCGCCCCGACCCTGCCGCCGGTCCCGCACGGGGAGCGGGGGGATATCTCATGA
- a CDS encoding bi-domain-containing oxidoreductase: MKQVLLDLQSGDIQVEDVPVPLARRGLVVENRYSLISAGTETALINLAKKSLVGKAKDRPDDMKKVIQKVTTDGVLSAYQQAMSRLSKPEPLGYSCAGIVTETGVDDFAVGDRVACGGAGYAVHAEYVSVPKNLCVPVPEGVSLHEASFTTVGAIAMQGVRNAEVSLGETVAVIGLGLIGILTVQILKAAGARVFGIDIDPEKLALARELGADQTSNYDGLLEKLQVFSPFGADAVIITAATKSNAPIEAAGHLVRDRGRVVIVGNVGLDIPRDVFYEKEAEVVVSRSYGLGRYDRNYEERGIDYPIYVRWTERRNMEAFLELVREKKISLDRLITHEFALVEAPGAYAMIAGGKEKYLGVLLKYSSNGNGKSPAGNVAVMEKSPAKGEKKAVPGQNLGCIGAGVHALSSLYPHLPVLPISLRGLATATGLSAHWVAKKYGFDYCTTDYKKILEDPEIQAVLIATRNDMHAAMTAEALAAGKNVFVEKPLATTLDELRLVVDAVKQYDGSVTVGFNRRYSPLSRRMKAFFANRSSPMVIHYRVNAGEIPADHWVHDEEQGAGMLISECCHFIDYMQYMTGAKPVQVYARGIEPVGTVSKYDNFQAVLNFDDGSLGTVTYTTLGDRAYSKETVEVFSSGAVGRITDFRELRLMKGGKTEKERRWLSQDKGFLEELLAFARGEEPDFAGSVATTLATIRAWESIDSGRPLSIDTGSVGL, from the coding sequence ATGAAACAGGTATTGCTTGATCTACAGTCAGGAGACATCCAGGTTGAGGACGTTCCCGTCCCCCTGGCAAGGCGAGGGCTCGTCGTCGAGAACCGCTACTCCCTCATCAGCGCCGGCACCGAGACCGCTCTCATCAACCTTGCGAAGAAGTCTCTCGTCGGCAAGGCGAAAGATCGGCCCGACGACATGAAGAAGGTAATCCAGAAGGTGACGACGGACGGCGTTCTCTCTGCCTACCAGCAGGCGATGAGCCGCCTCTCAAAGCCCGAACCGCTCGGATACAGCTGCGCCGGAATCGTTACCGAGACGGGAGTCGACGACTTCGCGGTCGGCGACCGGGTCGCCTGCGGGGGTGCGGGGTATGCCGTCCACGCCGAGTACGTCTCCGTTCCGAAGAACCTCTGCGTCCCCGTCCCGGAGGGCGTGAGTCTCCACGAGGCCTCGTTCACGACGGTGGGCGCGATAGCGATGCAGGGGGTGCGGAACGCCGAGGTGAGCCTCGGGGAGACCGTTGCCGTCATCGGCCTCGGGCTTATCGGCATCCTCACCGTCCAGATACTGAAAGCCGCCGGAGCACGGGTCTTCGGCATCGATATCGATCCTGAAAAACTCGCGTTGGCGCGGGAGCTCGGTGCCGACCAGACCTCGAACTACGACGGGCTCCTCGAGAAACTGCAGGTTTTTTCACCCTTCGGTGCCGACGCCGTCATCATCACGGCGGCGACGAAGTCGAACGCGCCGATCGAGGCTGCCGGGCACCTCGTCCGCGACAGAGGCCGGGTCGTCATCGTCGGCAACGTCGGCCTCGACATCCCGCGGGACGTCTTCTACGAAAAGGAGGCCGAGGTCGTCGTCTCCCGCTCGTACGGCCTCGGACGCTACGACCGGAACTACGAGGAGCGCGGGATAGACTACCCGATCTACGTCAGGTGGACGGAGCGTCGGAATATGGAGGCCTTCCTCGAGCTCGTCCGGGAGAAGAAGATCTCGCTCGACCGGCTGATCACGCACGAGTTTGCGCTCGTCGAGGCGCCGGGCGCATACGCGATGATCGCGGGCGGGAAGGAGAAGTACCTCGGCGTTCTGCTGAAGTACAGCTCGAACGGGAACGGGAAGAGCCCCGCCGGGAATGTTGCGGTGATGGAGAAGAGCCCGGCGAAGGGTGAAAAAAAGGCGGTGCCCGGGCAAAACCTTGGGTGTATCGGTGCGGGTGTCCATGCGCTGAGCTCACTCTACCCCCATCTCCCGGTGCTGCCGATCTCTCTCCGGGGGCTCGCGACGGCGACGGGTCTATCTGCCCATTGGGTCGCGAAGAAGTACGGGTTTGACTACTGCACGACGGACTACAAAAAGATCCTCGAGGATCCCGAGATCCAGGCGGTGCTGATCGCCACCCGAAACGACATGCACGCCGCTATGACGGCCGAGGCCCTGGCCGCCGGAAAGAACGTATTCGTCGAAAAGCCCCTGGCAACGACGCTTGACGAACTCCGGCTGGTGGTCGATGCGGTGAAGCAGTACGACGGATCGGTGACGGTCGGGTTCAACCGCCGCTACTCGCCGCTCTCCCGGAGGATGAAGGCCTTCTTCGCGAACCGGAGTTCTCCGATGGTCATCCATTACCGGGTCAATGCGGGAGAGATCCCCGCCGATCACTGGGTTCACGACGAGGAGCAGGGTGCCGGGATGCTCATCTCCGAGTGCTGCCATTTCATCGATTACATGCAGTATATGACCGGAGCGAAGCCTGTCCAGGTCTATGCACGCGGCATCGAGCCGGTCGGCACCGTCAGCAAATACGACAACTTCCAGGCGGTGTTAAACTTCGACGACGGTTCGCTCGGGACGGTCACGTATACGACGCTCGGCGACCGCGCCTACTCGAAAGAGACGGTCGAGGTCTTCTCGAGCGGCGCCGTTGGCAGGATAACGGACTTCCGGGAACTCCGGCTGATGAAGGGCGGGAAGACGGAGAAGGAGCGCCGCTGGCTCTCCCAGGACAAGGGATTCCTCGAAGAGCTGCTGGCTTTCGCGAGGGGCGAAGAACCCGACTTCGCCGGCAGCGTCGCAACCACGCTCGCGACCATCCGGGCGTGGGAGTCTATTGACTCAGGAAGGCCGCTCTCAATCGATACGGGTTCCGTCGGACTCTGA
- a CDS encoding archaeosine biosynthesis radical SAM protein RaSEA produces MSPEIPLEGIVQKEIQMLAGELRRRNGNSEEELDFSIPIGWEERTGHLNDEPIKRLIIFLRSTGCEWVDKTGGCTMCGFYCATSHGREVSADDYIRQFEHIADTVDLGEYPVISVYNDGNMFNEHEMPLEAIKGICRQIDEYSGIKKVVVESRIDYSPEDRVLAMKKLLNGRQLELAFGFESANPQVMNLCINKGFTSHNFDIFFERMQRLGVLTKPLLLVKPPFLTESESVADILQTLDYLASRGVDYVDLEVTTVEKNTVVHALWEHGLYRPPWLWSLVDLLQRAENRFGDRMRVYVSPWTYSVESLDWAHNCGECDQELVRAVEEYNYRFDTGVFTDIDCSCIDTGWGKATSEQDSRSIPERIRDQLALLRSTPDMRR; encoded by the coding sequence ATGTCTCCGGAGATACCGCTCGAGGGGATTGTTCAGAAAGAGATCCAGATGCTCGCCGGAGAACTACGACGAAGGAACGGCAATAGTGAGGAGGAACTCGATTTTTCCATACCGATAGGATGGGAGGAGCGGACGGGGCACCTCAACGACGAACCGATAAAGCGCCTGATCATTTTTTTGCGGTCGACAGGATGCGAATGGGTCGATAAGACCGGCGGCTGCACGATGTGCGGGTTCTACTGTGCAACCTCACATGGCCGCGAGGTCTCTGCAGACGACTACATACGCCAGTTCGAACACATTGCGGATACGGTAGACCTCGGGGAGTACCCGGTCATCTCGGTCTACAACGACGGCAATATGTTTAACGAACACGAGATGCCGCTTGAAGCCATCAAGGGGATATGCAGGCAGATCGACGAGTACTCCGGGATCAAAAAGGTCGTCGTGGAGTCACGGATCGACTACTCTCCCGAGGATCGGGTTCTCGCGATGAAGAAACTCCTGAACGGGCGGCAGCTCGAGCTGGCGTTCGGTTTTGAATCGGCGAACCCGCAGGTGATGAATCTCTGCATCAACAAAGGGTTCACGTCGCATAACTTCGACATCTTCTTTGAGCGGATGCAGCGGCTCGGTGTCCTCACAAAACCTCTCCTGCTCGTAAAGCCGCCGTTTTTAACCGAGTCCGAATCCGTGGCCGACATTCTGCAGACGCTCGACTACCTCGCGTCGAGGGGCGTCGACTATGTCGATCTCGAGGTGACGACCGTCGAGAAGAACACGGTCGTGCACGCACTCTGGGAGCACGGCCTCTACCGCCCGCCATGGCTCTGGAGCCTCGTCGATCTGCTGCAGCGGGCTGAAAACCGCTTCGGCGACCGGATGCGGGTTTATGTAAGTCCCTGGACGTACTCGGTCGAATCGCTCGACTGGGCACATAACTGTGGGGAATGCGATCAGGAGCTCGTCAGAGCCGTCGAAGAGTACAACTACCGGTTCGATACCGGCGTCTTTACCGATATCGACTGTTCATGCATCGATACCGGATGGGGGAAGGCCACGAGCGAGCAGGATAGCCGTTCCATACCCGAACGTATCCGCGATCAGCTGGCGCTCCTTCGATCTACGCCGGATATGCGCCGGTAA
- a CDS encoding glycosyltransferase family 2 protein: MYDIDPGLGTEPAGAGGHSAREITVPRPQFADTGNRRELDRLIRREYELKSSIETPTLHCQIQESINPLKQPTLPGYRRTVNENIETPAQPLKKARKKSLVAIPCLNEAVAIGSLVLMARRYVDEVLVVDDGSSDETANIAREAGATVISHGSQQGKGRAIKTSLRYAAENEFDALVFMDGDGQHNPEEIPSLLEPIADGDADLVIGYRTLDQMPVYRRFGRTVLDVVTSAGHTITDSQCGFRALNRRSIESMFDSLRKDDFSTESEMLQVAQAENLRVGERPINCKYGDFDTSTKNPFTHGFEVLTSLFWLSVEKKPLLYFGVPGFASIALGMLLWMQFLAVFNESGAFSLEYGFTLSALFVAGVITLLMGVMLDIVSRVRAS, translated from the coding sequence ATGTACGACATTGATCCAGGTCTCGGAACGGAGCCTGCAGGTGCAGGTGGGCATAGCGCCCGGGAGATTACCGTTCCACGACCACAGTTTGCAGATACAGGTAACCGTAGAGAACTAGACCGTCTGATCCGCAGGGAGTACGAGCTGAAGAGCTCCATCGAGACCCCTACGCTCCATTGTCAGATACAGGAATCGATTAATCCGCTGAAACAGCCGACTCTGCCCGGATACCGAAGAACAGTAAACGAGAATATCGAAACTCCTGCTCAACCGCTCAAGAAAGCCCGGAAGAAGTCGCTTGTTGCAATACCCTGCCTCAATGAGGCGGTAGCGATAGGCTCGCTTGTTCTTATGGCCCGTCGCTACGTCGATGAGGTTCTCGTCGTCGATGACGGGAGCAGCGATGAAACGGCGAATATCGCCCGGGAAGCAGGAGCAACGGTGATCTCGCACGGATCGCAGCAGGGCAAAGGCCGGGCGATAAAGACCTCGCTCCGGTACGCCGCTGAGAACGAGTTCGATGCTCTGGTCTTCATGGACGGGGACGGTCAGCACAACCCGGAAGAGATCCCGAGCCTCCTCGAACCGATAGCCGACGGTGACGCCGACCTCGTCATCGGGTACCGGACACTCGATCAGATGCCGGTCTACCGGCGCTTCGGCAGAACCGTCCTTGACGTCGTCACCAGCGCTGGCCATACCATCACTGACTCACAGTGCGGCTTTCGGGCTCTGAACCGGCGGTCGATCGAATCCATGTTCGATTCACTGCGAAAAGACGATTTTTCGACCGAGTCCGAGATGCTCCAGGTAGCCCAGGCGGAGAACTTGCGCGTCGGGGAGCGCCCCATCAACTGCAAGTACGGCGACTTCGATACATCGACGAAGAACCCGTTCACCCATGGCTTCGAGGTGCTCACGTCGCTCTTCTGGCTCTCGGTTGAGAAAAAACCGCTCCTGTACTTCGGAGTGCCGGGCTTTGCATCGATCGCCCTCGGCATGCTCCTCTGGATGCAGTTCCTCGCGGTATTCAATGAATCCGGAGCGTTCTCACTCGAGTACGGGTTTACCCTCTCGGCTCTGTTCGTTGCCGGTGTGATAACGCTCCTGATGGGAGTGATGCTCGATATCGTCTCACGGGTGAGGGCATCATGA
- a CDS encoding glycosyltransferase family 4 protein: MKRVLIVSQHFPPERSGNASRIYDTAMHLAKMGVPVTVVAPHPTFPTGTFPRVWRPSEKTEVDGVEVIRLFGWQPKTRDPGFVSRMLYYLVFPLHVLLRFLVTAGRYDVIITSTPPLFTGIPGVVAKRLFRKRWILDIRDLWIDASVSLGFVREGSLYERMSRRFEQLCLANADLVGVTTTELGRRIASRYRVAAPMELMPNGVNTDLFRPVIGEKKRQIVYAGNIGHAQDLDKVALAVKAMNGKYNLKFLIVGDGDIRGQLEQLVRAEDLADWVLFPGVLPREDIPRLLSESLIGVAPLKKMANLEYAAPTKAYEYMACGIPFVGCGNGEIAHLASESGAGIIADNTPEAIARALASLIDNPEKMEEMGRQGRAYVAKNYDRKTVARKLKQQIERMAWKGA, translated from the coding sequence ATGAAACGTGTGCTCATCGTCTCGCAGCACTTCCCTCCCGAACGTTCCGGGAACGCGTCGCGTATCTACGATACGGCCATGCACCTTGCTAAAATGGGTGTTCCGGTGACGGTCGTCGCGCCTCATCCGACGTTTCCGACCGGAACATTTCCGAGAGTCTGGAGACCGTCGGAAAAGACCGAGGTGGACGGCGTCGAGGTGATACGCCTCTTTGGCTGGCAGCCGAAGACGCGTGATCCGGGATTCGTCAGTAGAATGCTCTACTATCTCGTCTTCCCCCTGCACGTGCTCCTGCGGTTTCTCGTTACCGCGGGGCGCTACGACGTTATTATCACATCGACTCCGCCGCTCTTCACCGGAATACCGGGGGTTGTGGCAAAGCGCCTCTTCCGGAAGCGATGGATCCTCGATATCCGGGATCTCTGGATCGACGCCTCGGTCAGCCTCGGCTTTGTCAGGGAAGGGAGTCTCTATGAGCGGATGAGCAGGCGGTTTGAACAGCTCTGCCTTGCCAATGCGGATCTCGTCGGCGTCACGACCACCGAACTCGGGCGGCGGATCGCCTCGCGGTACCGGGTTGCCGCGCCGATGGAACTCATGCCGAACGGTGTCAACACCGACCTCTTCCGGCCGGTGATCGGCGAGAAGAAACGGCAGATCGTCTATGCCGGAAACATCGGGCACGCCCAGGACCTCGATAAGGTCGCTCTCGCCGTAAAGGCGATGAACGGCAAGTACAACCTCAAGTTCCTCATCGTCGGCGACGGCGACATCCGGGGACAGCTCGAGCAGCTCGTGCGGGCGGAAGACCTGGCCGACTGGGTTCTCTTCCCGGGTGTCCTGCCCCGCGAGGATATCCCGCGGCTCCTCTCGGAGTCGCTCATAGGGGTCGCTCCGCTCAAGAAGATGGCGAACCTCGAGTATGCGGCTCCGACCAAGGCGTACGAGTACATGGCCTGCGGCATTCCGTTCGTGGGCTGCGGCAACGGCGAGATTGCGCATCTCGCCAGTGAATCGGGCGCCGGGATCATCGCCGACAACACCCCTGAAGCGATCGCCCGGGCGCTCGCATCGCTCATCGACAATCCCGAGAAGATGGAGGAGATGGGGCGGCAGGGGAGAGCCTACGTGGCGAAGAACTACGATCGCAAGACGGTAGCCCGGAAGCTCAAACAGCAGATCGAGAGGATGGCATGGAAGGGCGCGTAG